A genome region from Bradyrhizobium sp. WSM1417 includes the following:
- a CDS encoding branched-chain amino acid ABC transporter permease, which translates to MDKDFAARRRRDLIIAAVLTALAALAPLFIKDVYVQNILILTLMYAALSQSWNILSGYCGQISLGHALYFGIGAYTTELLFTKFGVLPWFGMLAGGTVAAAIAMGLGYPFFRLRGHYFVIATIVIAEIGLLLFQNWEWAGAAMGITIPVRGDSWLKFQFMRSKLPYFYFALVLCSLAWFVTWWLEDSKWGFWWRAVKDNPEAAESLGVVVFNSKMGAAAVSAFLVAIGGAFYAQFLAYIDPESVMGFQFSLLMALPAVLGGIGTLWGPVLGAAILIPMTELTRSYIGGSGRGVDLIVYGTLIVLISLALPQGLVSLFSRAKRKGATR; encoded by the coding sequence ATGGACAAGGATTTTGCCGCGCGGCGCCGCCGCGACCTCATCATCGCCGCGGTGCTGACCGCCCTGGCGGCGCTCGCTCCCCTGTTCATCAAGGACGTCTACGTTCAGAACATCCTGATCCTGACCTTGATGTATGCGGCGCTGTCGCAGAGCTGGAATATTCTCTCCGGCTATTGCGGGCAGATCTCGCTCGGACACGCGCTCTATTTCGGCATCGGCGCCTACACCACCGAGCTGCTGTTCACCAAGTTCGGCGTGCTGCCCTGGTTCGGCATGCTCGCAGGCGGCACAGTCGCGGCCGCGATCGCGATGGGGCTCGGCTATCCCTTCTTCCGCCTGCGCGGCCATTACTTCGTGATCGCGACCATCGTCATCGCCGAGATCGGGCTGCTGCTGTTCCAGAACTGGGAATGGGCGGGGGCCGCAATGGGAATCACCATTCCGGTGCGCGGCGACAGCTGGCTGAAGTTCCAGTTCATGCGCAGCAAGCTGCCGTACTTCTATTTCGCACTGGTGCTGTGCAGCCTCGCCTGGTTCGTCACCTGGTGGTTGGAGGACTCCAAATGGGGCTTCTGGTGGCGCGCGGTGAAGGACAATCCGGAAGCGGCCGAGAGCCTCGGCGTCGTCGTGTTCAACTCCAAGATGGGCGCGGCCGCCGTCTCCGCTTTCCTCGTTGCCATTGGCGGCGCCTTCTATGCGCAGTTTCTGGCCTATATCGATCCTGAAAGCGTCATGGGCTTCCAGTTCTCGCTGCTGATGGCGTTGCCGGCCGTGCTTGGCGGCATCGGCACCCTCTGGGGCCCCGTGTTAGGGGCGGCCATCCTGATCCCGATGACGGAGCTGACGCGCTCCTATATCGGCGGCTCCGGCCGCGGCGTCGACCTCATCGTCTACGGCACCCTGATCGTGCTGATTTCGCTCGCCCTGCCACAGGGGCTGGTGAGCCTGTTCTCTCGTGCGAAGCGGAAGGGAGCCACGCGATGA
- the otnI gene encoding 2-oxo-tetronate isomerase has translation MPRFAANLSMMFTEVPFLDRFDAAAAAGFTAVEFLFPYEHPAEAVGERLKRNGLTQALFNLPPGDWNAGEKGFAALPSRFPELKASLETALPYAKATGVKRLHLMAGIANRGERVAIEAFYKSVAWAAEFFAPHGIDIVLEPINARNVPGYFLNDFGFARDLIQELRLPNLKLQFDIYHCQIIHGDVTMRLREMMPVIGHIQIASIPSRNEPDGEELNYPFLFDELDRLGYAGFVGCEYNPRGKTTDGLAWFKPYAGVKP, from the coding sequence ATGCCCCGTTTTGCCGCCAATCTCTCGATGATGTTCACCGAGGTGCCGTTCCTCGACCGCTTCGACGCCGCTGCGGCAGCCGGCTTCACCGCCGTCGAGTTTCTCTTTCCCTACGAGCATCCGGCCGAGGCGGTCGGCGAGCGGCTCAAGCGCAACGGCTTGACTCAGGCGCTGTTCAACCTGCCGCCGGGCGATTGGAATGCCGGCGAGAAGGGCTTTGCGGCACTCCCGTCGCGATTCCCCGAGCTCAAGGCGAGCCTGGAGACCGCGCTGCCCTACGCCAAGGCGACCGGCGTCAAGCGGCTGCATTTGATGGCGGGCATCGCCAACCGCGGCGAGCGCGTCGCCATCGAGGCGTTCTACAAATCGGTGGCGTGGGCCGCCGAGTTCTTTGCGCCGCACGGCATCGACATCGTGCTCGAGCCGATCAATGCGCGCAACGTGCCGGGCTATTTCCTAAACGATTTCGGCTTCGCGCGCGACCTGATCCAGGAGCTGCGGCTTCCGAACCTCAAGCTCCAGTTCGACATCTATCACTGCCAGATCATCCATGGCGACGTCACGATGCGGCTGCGTGAGATGATGCCGGTCATCGGCCACATCCAGATCGCCAGCATCCCCTCGCGCAACGAGCCTGATGGCGAGGAGCTGAACTATCCGTTCCTGTTCGACGAACTCGACCGGCTCGGTTATGCCGGCTTCGTCGGCTGCGAATATAATCCGCGCGGCAAAACCACCGACGGCCTTGCCTGGTTCAAGCCTTATGCGGGAGTGAAGCCGTGA
- a CDS encoding ABC transporter substrate-binding protein, with product MTITRRDVLLGATATAALVPLAARAQTSEVVIGVIYPFSGGSAQQGVDAQKAYETALEVINKDTDFDLPLAKGEGLPGLGGAKVRLVFADHQADPQKGRAEAERLITQEKVCAIIGTYQSAVAVTVSQICERYQIPFVSADNSSPSLHRRGLKYYFRAAPHDEMYSAAMFDFFDALKKKGTKIETLSLFHEDTIFGTDSGNAQAKIAGERGYKIVSDIKYRANSPSLSAEVQQLKSANADVLMPSSYTTDGILLVKTMGELGYKPNAIVAQDAGFSEKALYDAVGDKLEGVISRGTFSLDLAQKRPMVGKINEMFKTRSGKDFNDLTSRQFMGLIILADAISRAKSTDGEKIRDALAATDIPGEQTIMPWKRVKFDEMGQNNDADPVLLQYVGGKFVTIFPPQAAIAEAIWPMK from the coding sequence ATGACGATCACTCGCCGCGACGTATTGTTGGGAGCCACCGCTACGGCCGCGCTGGTGCCGCTGGCAGCGCGCGCACAGACTTCGGAAGTCGTGATCGGCGTGATCTATCCGTTCTCCGGCGGCAGCGCACAGCAGGGCGTCGACGCGCAAAAGGCCTACGAGACCGCGCTCGAGGTCATCAACAAGGACACCGATTTCGACCTGCCGCTAGCGAAGGGCGAGGGCCTGCCGGGTCTCGGCGGCGCAAAGGTCCGTCTCGTTTTCGCCGACCACCAGGCCGATCCGCAGAAGGGCCGCGCCGAGGCCGAGCGCCTGATCACGCAGGAAAAGGTCTGCGCCATCATCGGCACCTATCAGAGCGCGGTCGCCGTCACCGTCAGCCAGATCTGCGAGCGCTATCAGATCCCGTTCGTCTCCGCCGACAACTCCTCGCCGAGCCTGCACCGTCGCGGCCTGAAATATTACTTCCGCGCCGCGCCGCACGACGAGATGTACTCGGCCGCGATGTTCGACTTTTTCGATGCCTTGAAGAAGAAGGGCACCAAGATCGAGACGCTGTCGCTGTTCCACGAGGACACCATCTTCGGCACCGATTCCGGCAACGCCCAGGCCAAGATCGCCGGCGAGCGCGGCTACAAGATCGTTTCCGACATCAAGTATCGCGCCAACTCGCCCTCGCTCTCGGCCGAGGTGCAGCAGCTCAAGAGCGCGAACGCCGACGTGCTGATGCCCTCGAGCTATACCACCGATGGCATCCTGCTGGTGAAGACCATGGGCGAGCTCGGTTACAAGCCGAACGCGATCGTGGCGCAGGACGCCGGCTTCTCCGAGAAGGCGCTCTACGACGCCGTCGGCGACAAGCTCGAAGGCGTGATCTCGCGCGGCACCTTCTCGCTCGATCTCGCGCAGAAGCGCCCGATGGTCGGCAAGATCAACGAGATGTTCAAGACGCGGTCGGGCAAGGATTTCAACGATCTGACCTCGCGTCAGTTCATGGGCCTGATCATCCTCGCCGACGCCATCAGCCGCGCCAAGTCGACCGACGGCGAGAAGATCCGCGACGCGCTGGCCGCCACCGACATCCCGGGCGAGCAGACCATCATGCCCTGGAAGCGCGTCAAGTTCGACGAGATGGGCCAGAACAACGACGCCGATCCGGTGCTGCTGCAATATGTCGGCGGCAAGTTCGTCACCATCTTCCCGCCGCAGGCCGCGATCGCCGAGGCGATCTGGCCGATGAAGTAA
- a CDS encoding branched-chain amino acid ABC transporter permease → MTAQTIIQSLASGLLMGLLYGLIAVGLALIFGLMDVVNFAHGEFLMIAMYVSFFLFTFFAIDPLLSAPLVAAALFVFGAVVYLLIVRFAMRAKANAGMVQIFSTFGLAIVMRGLAQFFFTPDYRSVPHSWLGGKTISIAGVFLPEPQLMGALVSILAFAGLYFFIHRTDFGRALEATREDPGAVALVGIDKNRVFALGWGLGAALVGLAGAIMASFFYIYPDVGASFALIAYVTVALGGFGSVFGAFAGGIIVGLVEATTALVLPPSLKSVGIYAVYLLVVFIRPRGLFGSM, encoded by the coding sequence GTGACAGCCCAAACCATTATCCAAAGTCTCGCGAGCGGCCTTCTCATGGGCCTGCTCTACGGACTGATCGCCGTCGGCCTCGCGCTGATCTTCGGCCTGATGGACGTCGTGAACTTCGCCCATGGCGAGTTCCTGATGATCGCGATGTATGTGAGCTTCTTCCTGTTCACGTTCTTCGCCATCGACCCCTTGCTGTCGGCGCCGCTGGTGGCCGCCGCGCTGTTCGTATTCGGCGCGGTCGTCTATTTGTTGATCGTACGCTTCGCGATGCGGGCCAAGGCTAATGCGGGCATGGTGCAGATCTTCTCCACCTTCGGCCTCGCCATCGTGATGCGCGGTCTCGCGCAGTTCTTCTTCACGCCGGATTATCGCAGCGTTCCGCATTCCTGGCTCGGCGGCAAGACGATCTCGATCGCCGGCGTCTTCCTGCCGGAGCCGCAGCTCATGGGCGCGCTGGTGTCGATCCTGGCCTTTGCCGGCCTCTACTTCTTCATCCATCGCACCGATTTCGGTCGCGCGCTGGAGGCCACCCGTGAAGATCCCGGCGCGGTGGCTCTCGTCGGCATCGACAAGAATCGCGTGTTCGCGCTCGGCTGGGGGCTTGGTGCCGCGCTGGTCGGCCTCGCCGGAGCGATCATGGCAAGCTTCTTCTACATCTATCCCGACGTCGGCGCGTCCTTCGCGCTGATCGCCTACGTCACGGTCGCGCTCGGCGGCTTCGGCAGCGTCTTCGGGGCTTTCGCCGGCGGGATCATCGTCGGCCTCGTCGAGGCCACCACCGCGCTGGTGCTGCCGCCGTCGCTGAAATCGGTCGGCATCTACGCCGTCTACCTGCTGGTCGTCTTCATCCGGCCGCGCGGCCTGTTCGGATCGATGTGA
- a CDS encoding aldolase produces the protein MTAMSNETLLREDICRFGRSLFERGLTPGSSGNISVSLDGGGWLVTPTNASLGFLDPAKLSRLDDQGRLVSGDAPTKEVPLHNALYATRGSARAIVHLHSTHSVALSMLPEIDPRAALPPMTAYYLMKCGATALVPYYRPGDPAVADAIKGLAGKYSSVLLANHGPVVAGGTLEAAVFATEELEETAKLYLLLRGMNPRYLSPEQVTDLVRVFGVSLPEHGHEH, from the coding sequence ATGACGGCCATGAGCAACGAGACATTGCTGCGCGAAGACATTTGCCGCTTCGGACGGTCCCTGTTCGAGCGTGGGCTGACGCCCGGCTCCTCCGGCAATATCAGCGTCAGCCTGGACGGCGGCGGCTGGCTGGTGACGCCCACCAATGCCTCGCTCGGCTTCCTCGATCCCGCAAAACTGTCGCGGCTGGACGATCAGGGCCGACTGGTTTCGGGCGATGCGCCGACCAAGGAAGTTCCGCTGCACAATGCACTCTACGCCACGCGCGGGAGCGCAAGGGCGATCGTGCATCTGCACTCCACCCATTCGGTTGCGCTGTCGATGCTGCCGGAGATCGACCCGCGCGCCGCGCTGCCGCCGATGACGGCCTATTATCTGATGAAATGCGGCGCCACCGCGCTCGTGCCCTATTACCGCCCAGGCGATCCCGCCGTCGCCGATGCGATCAAGGGGCTGGCGGGAAAATACTCATCCGTGCTGCTCGCCAATCACGGCCCGGTCGTCGCTGGGGGCACGCTGGAAGCAGCGGTGTTCGCGACGGAGGAGTTGGAGGAGACGGCGAAGCTGTATCTGCTGCTGCGCGGGATGAACCCGCGCTATCTGTCGCCGGAGCAGGTGACGGATCTGGTGAGGGTGTTCGGGGTATCGCTGCCGGAGCACGGGCACGAGCATTGA
- the ltnD gene encoding L-threonate dehydrogenase yields the protein MSASTSQNQRIAVIGLGSMGFGMATSLKRAGHVVTGCDVSADAVARFVTEGGAGAKTPAEAAKGADIVVSVVVNAAQTETILFGKDGVAETMAKDSVFLSSATMDPDVARRLAKQLEATGRHYLDAPISGGAQRAAQGELTILASGSPAAFEKARPALDAMAAKLYELGDAAGQGAAFKMINQLLAGVHIAAASEAIAFAAKQGLDIRKVYEVITASAGNSWMFENRMPHVLDGDYTPRSAVEIFVKDLGIIQDMARSARFPVPVSAAALQMFLMTSAAGMGRDDDASVARMYAQVTGVKLPGDK from the coding sequence ATGTCCGCCTCCACGTCACAGAATCAGCGCATCGCCGTCATCGGGCTCGGCTCGATGGGGTTTGGCATGGCGACCTCGCTGAAGCGCGCCGGTCATGTCGTCACTGGCTGCGACGTCTCCGCTGATGCGGTCGCGCGGTTCGTGACGGAGGGCGGCGCCGGCGCCAAGACGCCGGCCGAAGCTGCCAAGGGCGCCGACATCGTCGTCAGCGTCGTCGTCAATGCCGCGCAGACCGAGACGATCCTGTTCGGCAAGGATGGCGTCGCGGAAACCATGGCCAAGGACAGCGTCTTCTTGTCGTCGGCGACCATGGATCCCGACGTGGCGCGGCGTCTCGCAAAACAGTTGGAGGCGACCGGCCGGCACTATCTGGATGCGCCGATCTCCGGCGGGGCACAGCGCGCAGCGCAGGGCGAGTTGACGATTCTCGCTTCCGGCAGCCCGGCTGCGTTTGAGAAAGCACGGCCCGCGCTCGATGCCATGGCCGCAAAACTCTACGAGCTTGGCGATGCCGCCGGCCAGGGCGCCGCCTTCAAGATGATCAACCAGTTGCTCGCCGGCGTGCATATCGCCGCTGCCAGCGAGGCGATCGCGTTCGCGGCCAAGCAGGGTCTCGACATCCGCAAGGTCTATGAGGTGATCACGGCGTCCGCCGGAAACTCCTGGATGTTCGAGAACCGCATGCCGCACGTGCTCGACGGCGATTACACGCCGCGCAGTGCGGTCGAGATCTTCGTCAAGGACCTCGGCATCATCCAGGACATGGCGCGCAGTGCCAGATTCCCGGTTCCGGTCTCCGCCGCAGCGCTTCAGATGTTCTTGATGACGTCAGCCGCCGGCATGGGCCGCGACGACGATGCCTCGGTGGCGCGGATGTATGCGCAGGTCACCGGCGTCAAGCTGCCCGGCGACAAATAG
- a CDS encoding ABC transporter ATP-binding protein, with protein MTPLLETRGVWQRFGGLVANSDVSISVGRGEIVGLIGPNGAGKSTLFNLIAGVLPPTQGSIWFDGEDVTSMPAAERCQRGVGRTFQVVKSFETMTVIDNVIVGALVRNTVMHEARRKAHEVLEFTGLAARANVLASDLVPAEKRRLEVARALATEPKLLLLDEVLTGLTPTEAQTGVALVRKVRDAGITVLMVEHVMEIVMPLVDRAIVLDLGKVLVEGKPAEIVRDPKVISAYLGDRHAVGA; from the coding sequence ATGACCCCGCTGCTTGAAACCCGCGGCGTCTGGCAGCGTTTCGGCGGCCTCGTCGCCAACAGCGACGTCTCGATCTCGGTCGGCCGCGGCGAGATCGTCGGCCTGATCGGCCCGAATGGTGCCGGCAAGTCGACGTTGTTCAATCTCATCGCCGGCGTGCTCCCGCCGACGCAAGGCTCGATCTGGTTCGACGGCGAGGATGTCACCAGCATGCCGGCCGCCGAGCGCTGCCAGCGCGGCGTCGGTCGCACCTTCCAGGTCGTCAAGAGCTTCGAGACCATGACCGTTATCGACAATGTCATCGTCGGTGCGCTGGTGCGCAACACCGTGATGCACGAGGCACGCCGCAAGGCGCATGAGGTGCTGGAGTTCACCGGCCTTGCCGCGCGCGCTAACGTGCTCGCGAGCGACCTCGTGCCGGCCGAAAAGCGCCGCCTCGAAGTCGCGCGTGCGCTTGCGACAGAACCGAAATTGCTGCTGCTCGACGAAGTCCTCACTGGTCTGACGCCGACCGAGGCGCAGACCGGTGTGGCGCTGGTGCGCAAGGTGCGTGACGCCGGCATTACCGTCCTGATGGTCGAGCATGTCATGGAGATCGTGATGCCGCTGGTCGATCGTGCCATCGTGCTCGACCTCGGCAAGGTGCTGGTCGAGGGCAAGCCCGCTGAAATCGTCCGCGATCCCAAGGTGATCAGCGCATATCTGGGAGATCGTCATGCTGTCGGTGCGTGA
- a CDS encoding ABC transporter ATP-binding protein yields MLSVREVTTAYQGLVAISAVSIEVAKGEIVCVAGANGAGKSTLLKSIAGAERPRSGAVTFDGKRLDGMAQHHITATGIAYVPENRRLFPRLSVRDNLRLGSYLYRGEADRESPLDLVFQLFPRLSERLEQRAETLSGGEQQMLAIGRALMTRPRLLMLDEPSQGIMPKLVDEIFQAVKRIRDAGMTVLIVEQRMAECLEIADRAYILQTGRVLMQGAASEIKGNPDVRKAYLGL; encoded by the coding sequence ATGCTGTCGGTGCGTGAAGTCACGACCGCCTATCAGGGCCTGGTCGCGATCTCCGCGGTCAGCATTGAGGTCGCCAAGGGCGAGATCGTCTGCGTCGCCGGCGCCAACGGCGCGGGCAAGTCGACGCTGCTGAAATCCATCGCCGGCGCCGAGCGCCCGCGCTCGGGCGCGGTGACGTTCGACGGCAAGCGCCTCGACGGCATGGCGCAGCACCACATCACCGCCACCGGCATCGCCTATGTGCCGGAGAACCGCCGCCTGTTTCCGCGCCTCTCTGTGCGCGACAATCTGCGCCTCGGCAGCTATCTCTACCGCGGCGAGGCCGATCGCGAGAGCCCGCTCGATCTCGTGTTCCAGCTGTTTCCGCGTCTCTCGGAACGGCTCGAACAGCGCGCCGAGACGCTATCCGGCGGCGAACAGCAGATGCTCGCGATCGGCCGTGCGCTGATGACGCGCCCGCGGCTGTTGATGCTGGACGAGCCCTCGCAGGGCATCATGCCGAAGCTGGTCGACGAGATCTTCCAGGCCGTGAAGCGCATCCGCGATGCCGGCATGACCGTGCTGATCGTGGAGCAACGCATGGCGGAGTGCCTGGAAATCGCAGACCGCGCCTACATCCTGCAAACCGGCCGCGTGCTGATGCAGGGCGCGGCAAGCGAGATCAAGGGCAATCCCGACGTGCGCAAGGCGTATCTGGGACTGTAG